From the Gemmatimonadaceae bacterium genome, one window contains:
- the panB gene encoding 3-methyl-2-oxobutanoate hydroxymethyltransferase encodes MTRKKVTTATLAAFRERGEKAVFVTAYDYATAAFAERAGVDMLLVGDSAAMTMMGLPNTLGIGMDEMIVFVRSVCRASTYSFVVGDLPFLSYQPSDETAIISAGRFVALGCDAVKCEGGSRVASRVRAMTDAGINVMGHLGLTPQSLGQLGGYRVQGKSRAAAEKLVDDAIALQEAGAFALLLEAMPAETAALVRESVGILVYGIGAGPHVDGQLVISHDILGNFVGDIRPSFVKRYGGVGEEIERVFRAYADDVRGARFPGPEHCYAISREQEAEIHDLRENVRDLRIEAPPCVAHENSFPAELVIAR; translated from the coding sequence ATGACACGCAAGAAAGTCACGACTGCAACGCTGGCCGCTTTTCGTGAACGTGGAGAAAAAGCTGTCTTCGTTACCGCCTACGATTACGCTACGGCTGCTTTTGCCGAACGCGCCGGAGTCGACATGCTGCTCGTTGGGGATTCGGCGGCGATGACGATGATGGGGCTTCCCAATACGCTTGGCATCGGCATGGACGAGATGATTGTCTTCGTCCGCAGTGTCTGTCGAGCGAGCACGTACAGCTTCGTCGTCGGAGATCTGCCCTTCCTCTCGTATCAGCCATCTGACGAGACGGCAATTATCAGCGCTGGACGGTTTGTCGCGCTCGGGTGCGACGCCGTCAAATGCGAGGGGGGCTCACGCGTTGCATCGCGCGTGCGGGCAATGACCGACGCCGGCATCAACGTCATGGGACACCTGGGACTCACGCCGCAGTCGCTGGGCCAGCTGGGTGGCTACCGGGTTCAGGGCAAATCCCGCGCTGCCGCGGAAAAACTCGTGGACGACGCCATCGCGTTGCAGGAGGCGGGCGCCTTTGCTCTGCTGCTGGAGGCGATGCCCGCTGAGACGGCGGCGCTTGTGCGGGAGAGCGTCGGGATCCTGGTGTACGGGATCGGGGCGGGCCCGCACGTTGACGGCCAGCTCGTTATCTCCCACGACATACTCGGCAATTTTGTCGGAGACATCCGGCCGAGCTTCGTCAAGCGGTACGGAGGTGTGGGCGAGGAGATCGAGCGTGTTTTCCGCGCGTATGCCGATGACGTGCGCGGCGCTCGTTTCCCGGGGCCGGAACACTGTTACGCGATATCCCGCGAACAGGAAGCCGAGATTCATGACCTGCGGGAAAACGTGCGCGACCTGCGGATCGAGGCTCCTCCGTGCGTGGCGCACGAGAATTCGTTCCCGGCCGAGCTGGTGATCGCGAGGTGA